A section of the Gasterosteus aculeatus chromosome 10, fGasAcu3.hap1.1, whole genome shotgun sequence genome encodes:
- the pithd1 gene encoding PITH domain-containing protein 1: MSGHGHGHGHGCEGEHEPAERGLEYGLYRRIDLEKLQCLNESRDGDGKLVFKPWDRRNERDKYVESDADEELLFNIPFTGSVKLKGIIISGENDDSHPAEIRLYKNIPQMSFDDTGREPEQAFRLNRDPVAELEYPTKIARFSNVQHLSIHISKNFGAESTRVYYIGLRGEYSEAHRHEVTICNYEASANPADHKVESVIPQTNFIS; encoded by the exons ATGTCGGGTCACGGTCACGGCCACGGCCACGGCTGCGAGGGGGAGCACGAGCCCGCGGAGAGGGGTCTGGAGTACGGACTGTACCGGAGGATAGACCTGGAGAAGCTGCAGTGCCTGAACGAGAGTAGAGACGGGGACGGAAAGCTGGTGTTCAAACCGTGGGATCGGCGGAACGAGCGGGACAAG TATGTTGAGAGTGATGCAGATGAAGAGCTTCTGTTCAACATCCC TTTTACAGGCAGCGTGAAGCTGAAAGGCATCATCATCTCTGGGGAGAATGACGACTCTCATCCAGCTGAGATCCGACT GTACAAGAACATTCCTCAAATGTCCTTCGACGACACCGGCAGAGAACCCGAGCAGGCCTTCAGACTCAACAGGGATCCTGTCGCTGAGCTGGAGTACCCCACAAA GATCGCTCGTTTTTCCAACGTGCAGCACCTCTCCATCCACATCTCGAAGAACTTTGGAGCAGAGAGCACCAGGGTCTACTACATCGGTCTAAGGGGAGAGTACTCGGAG GCTCACAGACATGAAGTGACAATCTGTAACTACGAAGCATCAGCCAACCCTGCAGATCACAAAGTGGAGAGCGTCATCCCACAAACCAACTTCATTTCCTGA
- the eloa gene encoding elongin-A produces MAEELLEAVDRLQSRLLENPEPRKLLKTLKRLGELPMTVEILVETGVGKTVNSFRKHQLGGEMAKGLVAKWKKLVPQSDRATNVKEPPRSHTHSRGPEAGGGVGGGGHRRTREPSPEEEPFHEEEEELEVERGYHTNYSPSPPRNQHYSPPRRGGYQSDEYESPEPEPEHEPEPEPEPSPPPPPPPPLRKEVRLAKPSKETNKNHHHGSHGERNRDEERRQRHTQTSSARRGEGGAAGGGGAREDGEGKNRSTDKESPVTKSAKHSRKSTTHESKREEKKKGGDDGQPRAPKDSQPEEEEEDFDTPTMSFESFLTYDAPTPVKKKKKQPPSSASTASSRRSRTPPPAPSSSSSSAKGSKANGTQSTKRPHSGSASATAEKRKRVVEVIATLPEIHLPAIQPNYRPLPSIDVTPLSPQRRKVPVCHDEEDSGFTGKRFNSKMMVYSGSKTAYLPKMMTLYEQCIRVLQNNIDSITEVGGVPFDIMEPVLERCTPEQLFRIEQNNQWFTEESGELWMRHCKRDFKRESPQEYESWREMYLRLHDERKERLKMLTQNIHSSQANKPKGRQVKMAFVNSVAKPPRDVRRRQEKFGTISGSSASSTAAAAPFKIRPATTDYSGESSRSFSPQLNPSPGSSRSSAPGGSSSSSSSSGGGGGGAAGVGGPAARDKPQVKKIAPMMAKTIKAFKNRFSRR; encoded by the exons ATGGCGGAGGAACTGCTGGAAGCAGTGGATAGACTCCAGTCGCGGCTCCTGGAGAATCCGGAGCCTCGAAAG CTTCTGAAGACTTTGAAAAGACTGGGGGAGCTTCCCATGACTGTGGAAATACTGGTG GAAACCGGAGTCGGGAAGACTGTCAATTCTTTTAGGAAGCATCAGCTGGGTGGAGAGATGGCGAAAGGCCTCGTGGCCAAATGGAAGAAGCTGGTTCCTCAGTCAGACAG AGCCACCAACGTCAAAGAGCCACCGAGGTCACACACGCACTCTCGAGGCCcggaggcgggtgggggggtcggaggaggaggccacAGACGCACCCGGGAGCCGTCCCCTGAGGAGGAGCCCTtccatgaggaagaggaggaattgGAAGTAGAGAGAGGCTATCACACAAACTACTCGCCCTCACCCCCTCGGAACCAGCACTACAGCCCTCCGCGGCGAGGAGGCTACCAGTCGGATGAGTACGAGAGCCCCGAGCCCGAGCCCGAGCACGAACCCGAACCCGAGCCCGagcccagtcctcctcctcctcctcctcctcctcttcgcaaAGAGGTCCGCCTCGCCAAACCAAGCAAAGAAACCAACAAAAACCACCACCACGGTTCCCACGGCGAAAGAAACAGAGACGAGGAGCGCCGGCAACGCCATACACAGACAAGTAGCGCtcggagaggagaaggaggagcagcaggaggaggaggagcgagagaAGACGGCGAAGGAAAGAACCGCAGCACAGACAAAGAGAGTCCAGTGACAAAGTCTGCAAAGCACAGCAGGAAGTCCACCACGCATGAGAgtaagagggaggagaagaagaaaggaggagacGACG GGCAACCGCGGGCGCCGAAGGACTCGCagcccgaggaagaggaggaagactttGACACTCCCACCATGTCCTTTGAGTCCTTCCTCACATATGACGCCCCAACACccgtcaagaagaagaagaagcagccgcCATCGTCCGCCTCCACGGCGTCCTCACGTCGTTCACGCACCCCTCCGCCTGccccctcctcatcttcctcctccgccaaGGGGAGCAAAGCCAACGGCACGCAGAGCACCAAGAGGCCGCATTCAGGCTCCGCTTCTGCCACAGCGGAAAAACGCAAGCGG GTGGTTGAGGTCATTGCAACTCTTCCTGAAATCCATCTGCCAGCGATCCAACCCAATTACAGACCTCTGCCCTCCATCGACGTAACGCCGCTGTCTCCTCAGAGACGGAAAG TTCCTGTGTGCCACGACGAGGAGGACTCCGGCTTCACGGGGAAGCGGTTTAACTCCAAGATGATGGTCTACTCCGGATCGAAGACCGCTTACCTGCCCAAGATGATGACTCTGTACGAGCAGTGCATCCGTGTGCTGCAGAACAACATCGACT CCATCACCGAGGTCGGAGGAGTGCCGTTCGATATCATGGAGCCGGTGCTGGAGCGCTGCACACCGGAGCAGCTGTTCCGCATCGAGCAGAACAACCAG TGGTTTACAGAGGAATCCGGCGAGCTGTGGATGCGGCATTGTAAGCGGGACTTCAAGCGAGAGTCTCCTCAAGAGTACGAGTCGTGGAGGGAGATGTATCTGAGGCTGCACGACGAGCGCAAGGAGCGACTGAAGATGTTGACCCAGAACATCCACTCCTCCCAAGCCAACAAGCCCAAAG GGCGCCAGGTCAAGATGGCATTTGTAAATTCCGTCGCCAAGCCGCCGCGAGACGTCCGCCGCCGACAGGAGAAGTTCGGCACCATCAGCGGCTCGTCAGCCAGCTCCACTGCCGCAGCAGCTCCCTTCAA AATAAGACCAGCTACCACAGACTACTCTGGTGAATCGAGTCGCTCCTTTTCCCCCCAACTGAACCCGTCTCCCGGCTCGTCTCGCTCCTCCGCACcaggtggcagcagcagcagcagcagcagcagtggtggtggtggtggtggtgcagcaGGCGTTGGAGGTCCTGCAGCCCGGGACAAACCACAGGTCAAAA AAATCGCCCCAATGATGGCCAAAACTATCAAAGCTTTCAAGAACAGATTCTCCCGCCGATAG
- the klhl43 gene encoding kelch-like protein 31 → MLKPKKNNITGPTMAPKKKASRQKKPAAETISQAAVETAAVPLKVESLGDGVVVVVESRVKKIEQMAALDIAQLNSLNLPLPPPVIAPGERGLGLGSELTRPLHGNALLEELSKMRQEKFLTDLELACKTKAFDVHKLVISSISQYFREILAKDPGMKRLELPSLSPLGLANVITFAYLGRVHMSLYTIGCTASAAATLQIPQLLKMCMDFLLAELNVQTCVYIWNIAAAYGLTSVSDAARRFVLENFVQFADTPLFTQLTLEQISAFLQDDALLLPSEVTAFQLAMRWLDFDSSRQAHAAELLSHVRFETIPASELVSQIQPVPRMMMDPHCHRLLVDAMNYHLLPFQQNSLQSRRTQVRAGQQALLSVGGRPSLTERALSREVLWRDPREGTATWRHLTQLPAKSFNQCVAVMDGFLYVAGGEDQNDARNQAKHAVSTLSRYDPRFNTWLHLASMRQRRTHFSLAASGGRLYAIGGRNVEGLLATTESYLPSSNAWQMRAPMEVPRCCHSSATLPSGDLLVTGGYINCAYSRSVACYNVDSDSWSEKAPMETPRGWHCSAALGGKVYVVGGSQLGPGGERVDVLSVEVFSPEGSGWSRAAPLLLGVSTAGLSPLADKLYLLGGWNEAEKRYKAAVQKYDPATDSWSAAEDLPEPTVGVSCCTLTLPPRHAPRRQQHRNTPAHEEQQQAGKNRSRESSTAPSQSIHA, encoded by the exons ATgctaaaacctaaaaaaaacaacatcaccGGTCCAACGATGGCGCCCAAGAAGAAGGCCTCCCGCCAGAAGAAGCCCGCCGCGGAGACCATCTCTCAGGCCGCAGTGGAGACCGCCGCAGTCCCGCTGAAGGTGGAGAGCCTCGGTGacggtgtggtggtggtggtggagagccGCGTGAAGAAGATCGAGCAGATGGCGGCGCTGGACATCGCTCAGCTGAACAGCCTCAatctgccgctgccgccgccggtCATCGCGCCCGGAGAGCGAGGCCTCGGCCTGGGCAGCGAGCTGACCCGCCCGCTCCACGGCAACgccctgctggaggagctcagcAAGATGCGGCAGGAGAA GTTCCTGACTGACCTGGAGTTGGCCTGCAAGACCAAAGCCTTCGACGTCCACAAGCTGGTCATCTCCTCCATCAGTCAGTACTTCAGGGAGATTCTGGCCAAAGACCCGGGCATGAAGCGCCTGGAGCTGCCCTCGCTCTCACCTCTAG GCCTGGCTAACGTCATCACCTTCGCCTACCTGGGTCGCGTCCACATGTCGCTGTACACCATCGGCTGCACCGCTTCCGCCGCCGCCACCCTGCAGATCCCTCAGCTCCTCAAGATGTGCATGGACTTCCTGCTGGCCGAGCTCAACGTGCAGACCTGCGTCTACATCTGGAACATCGCCGCCGCCTACGGCCTGACGTCGGTGAGCGACGCGGCACGCCGCTTCGTCCTGGAGAACTTCGTGCAGTTCGCGGACACGCCCCTGTTCACCCAGCTGACCCTGGAGCAGATCTCCGCCTTCCTGCAGGACGacgcgctgctgctgccttcAGAGGTCACAGCCTTCCAG CTGGCCATGAGGTGGCTCGACTTCGACTCGTCTCGTCAGGCTCACGCCGCCGAGCTGCTGTCCCACGTCCGCTTCGAGACGATCCCCGCCAGCGAGCTGGTGAGCCAGATCCAGCCGGTGCCCCGCATGATGATGGACCCGCACTGCCACCGGCTGCTGGTGGACGCCATGAACTACCACCTGCTGCCCTTCCAGCAGAACAGCCTGCAGTCCCGACGCACGCAGGTCCGAGCCGGTCAGCAGGCCCTGCTCAGCGTGGGCGGGCGGCCGTCGCTCACCGAGAGAGCGCTCAGCCGCGAG GTACTGTGGAGGGACCCTCGAGAAGGAACAGCCACCTGGCGTCACCTCACCCAGCTGCCGGCGAAGAGCTTCAACCAGTGTGTGGCCGTGATGGACGGCTTCTTGTACGTGGCGGGTGGGGAGGACCAGAACGACGCCCGCAACCAGGCCAAGCACGCCGTCAGCACCCTCAGCAG ATACGACCCTCGCTTCAACACCTGGCTCCACCTGGCCAGCATGCGACAGCGCCGCACCCACTTCTCTCTGGCAGCCAGCGGCGGCCGCCTGTACGCCATCGGCGGCCGCAACGTGGAGGGTCTGCTGGCCACCACCGAGAGCTACCTGCCGTCCTCCAACGCCTGGCAGATGCGCGCTCCCATGGAGGTGCCCCGCTGCTGCCACTCCAGCGCCACCCTGCCCTCTGGAGACCTCCTGGTGACCGGCGGCTACATCAACTGCGCCTACTCCCGCTCCGTGGCGTGCTACAACGTTGACAGCGACTCCTGGAGCGAGAAGGCCCCCATGGAGACACCACGCGGCTGGCACTGCTCCGCCGCTCTGGGAGGGAAGGTGTACGTGGTGGGAGGGAGCCAGTTGGGGCCGGGCGGGGAGCGGGTAGACGTGCTCTCCGTGGAGGTGTTCTCCCCGGAGGGCAGTGGCTGGAGCCGggccgcccctctcctcctcggcgTGAGCACCGCCGGACTCTCCCCGCTCGCCGACAAGCTGTACCTGCTGGGCGGCTGGAACGAGGCGGAGAAGCGCTACAAGGCGGCCGTCCAGAAGTACGACCCGGCCACAGACAGCTGGTCCGCGGCGGAGGACCTGCCCGAGCCCACCGTGGGAGTGTCCTGCTGCACCTTGACCCTGCCGCCCCGCCACGCGCCGCGCCGGCAGCAGCACCGCAACACGCCGGCCcacgaagagcagcagcaggccggtAAAAACCggagcagagagagcagcacGGCTCCTTCCCAAAGCATCCACGCGTAG
- the rpl11 gene encoding large ribosomal subunit protein uL5 isoform X1: MAEQGEKKENPMRELRIRKLCLNICVGESGDRLTRAAKVLEQLTGQTPVFSKARYTVRSFGIRRNEKIAVHCTVRGAKAEEILEKGLKVREYELRKNNFSDTGNFGFGIQEHIDLGIKYDPSIGIYGLDFYVVLGRPGFSIADKKRKRGRIGFRHRIRKEEAMRWFQQKYDGIILPGK; the protein is encoded by the exons ATGGCG GAACAAGGTGAGAAGAAGGAGAACCCCATGAGAGAGCTTCGCATCCGCAAGCTCTGCCTGAACATCTGCGTCGGTGAGAGCGGAGACAGGCTGACCCGTGCTGCTAAGGTGCTGGAGCAGCTCACAGGGCAGACTCCCGTCTTCTCCAAGG CCCGCTACACCGTGCGATCCTTCGGCATCCGCAGAAATGAAAAGATTGCTGTCCACTGCACCGTCCGTGGAGCCAAAGCAGAGGAGATCCTTGAGAAAGGACTCAAG GTGCGTGAGTACGAGTTGAGAAAGAACAACTTCTCTGATACCGGAAACTTCGGCTTCGGTATCCAGGAACACATTGACCTGGGTATTAAGTACGACCCCAGCATCGGCATCTACGGACTGGACTTCTACGTG GTTCTGGGCAGACCCGGCTTCAGCATCGCCGACAAGAAGCGGAAAAGAGGCCGCATCGGTTTCAGGCACCGCATCCGTAAAGAGGAAGCCATGCGCTGGTTCCAGCAGAAA TATGACGGCATCATCCTCCCCGGCAAGTAA
- the rpl11 gene encoding large ribosomal subunit protein uL5 isoform X2 — protein MRELRIRKLCLNICVGESGDRLTRAAKVLEQLTGQTPVFSKARYTVRSFGIRRNEKIAVHCTVRGAKAEEILEKGLKVREYELRKNNFSDTGNFGFGIQEHIDLGIKYDPSIGIYGLDFYVVLGRPGFSIADKKRKRGRIGFRHRIRKEEAMRWFQQKYDGIILPGK, from the exons ATGAGAGAGCTTCGCATCCGCAAGCTCTGCCTGAACATCTGCGTCGGTGAGAGCGGAGACAGGCTGACCCGTGCTGCTAAGGTGCTGGAGCAGCTCACAGGGCAGACTCCCGTCTTCTCCAAGG CCCGCTACACCGTGCGATCCTTCGGCATCCGCAGAAATGAAAAGATTGCTGTCCACTGCACCGTCCGTGGAGCCAAAGCAGAGGAGATCCTTGAGAAAGGACTCAAG GTGCGTGAGTACGAGTTGAGAAAGAACAACTTCTCTGATACCGGAAACTTCGGCTTCGGTATCCAGGAACACATTGACCTGGGTATTAAGTACGACCCCAGCATCGGCATCTACGGACTGGACTTCTACGTG GTTCTGGGCAGACCCGGCTTCAGCATCGCCGACAAGAAGCGGAAAAGAGGCCGCATCGGTTTCAGGCACCGCATCCGTAAAGAGGAAGCCATGCGCTGGTTCCAGCAGAAA TATGACGGCATCATCCTCCCCGGCAAGTAA
- the LOC120826951 gene encoding cyclic GMP-AMP synthase isoform X1: MRTSKEPERRVDFQNKTGSHETNRQDKNPTRHTGCAMDREDGDGKEAKQRKDKIRGKSSSPRLTPARQRHTTLQKQASEEESKVVEESMSAELDSWIKLNAKGLKIRQLDRRWAAEMVNDFRDNLLKFLRLNSDEPFQSAEFLNSGSYFEKVKIRSADEFDMMLKLRVSPRLMTAALDNGLFYHIRLARMPLPVNPIRAFVLDEHMLSSSKILSEMYCLVRKFLKTYKVPDSDFLWVVNRKRPRSPAVTLSLYRKDTCGDELISVDLVPALEVQSWPVGVRSGPDVDNWLGKKFRQEIRSLPIFYVPKRLKGQTESWRISFSHIEKTLIRKHGNKKTCCESNITKCCRKLCYMLLKSLIEGLKLRFPKELDPLCSYHGKTVFLHTMSTRFDDAMWTPQQLTACFRDLFRAMESHARRGLLPHFFVPECNLFSPAVFPPKALAFLVSVLEEQWREGLPLLKLPAPVPPIRAMSPSEDTSPEVSTDVSATLTTFLPLFALALVFVLFLKFGLRV, from the exons atgaggacgAGCAAGGAACCTGAGAGGAGAGttgatttccaaaataaaacaggaagtcacgaaacaaacagacaggacaaaaacccaactcGACATACAG GCTGCGCGATGGACAGAGAGGACGGAGACGGGAAGGAAGCGAAGCAGCGTAAAGACAAAATCAGAGGAAAGTCCAGTTCTCCTCGACTCACACCAGCAAGACAGAGGCACACAACTCTGCAGAAACAAGCTTCAG aggaggaatccAAAGTGGTCGAGGAGTCGATGTCCGCGGAGTTGGACAGCTGGATCAAACTCAACGCCAAGGGACTCAAGATCCGGCAGCTGGACCGCAGGTGGGCCGCAGAGATGGTCAACGATTTCCGGGACAACCTGTTGAAATTCCTGAGGCTGAACAGTGATGAGCCCTTTCAGTCGGCTGAGTTCCTCAACAGCGGCAGCTACTTTGAGAAGGTCAAG ATCCGCAGCGCCGACGAGTTTGACATGATGCTGAAGCTTCGAGTCTCGCCACGTCTCATGACGGCAGCGCTCGACAACGGCCTCTTCTACCATATCCGCCTGGCCCGCATGCCGCTCCCAGTGAACCCCATACGGGCCTTTGTTCTTGACGAGCACATGCTCTCATCGAGCAAGATCCTGAGTGAGATGTATTGCCTGGTCCGCAAGTTCCTCAAGACCTACAAAG TGCCAGACAGTGACTTTCTCTGGGTGGTGAACAGGAAGCGACCCCGGTCGCCAGCTGTGACTTTGTCCCTGTACAGGAAGGACACCTGCGGGGACGAGTTGATCTCTGTGGACCTGGTTCCTGCTCTGGAG GTCCAGAGTTGGCCCGTCGGTGTTCGCAGCGGTCCGGATGTGGACAACTGGCTGGGGAAAAAGTTTCGCCAAGAAATCAGAAGTCTGCCCATCTTCTATGTCCCGAAGAGGCTCAAAGGACAAACCG AAAGTTGGAGGATTTCCTTCTCTCACATTGAAAAGACGCTCATCAGGAAACATGGCAACAAGAAGACCTGCTGTGAGAGCAACATTACCAAATGCTGCCG GAAACTGTGCTACATGCTCCTCAAGTCTCTGATTGAAGGCCTGAAACTACGTTTCCCAAAAGAACTGGATCCGCTCTGCTCGTACCACGGGAAGACAGTCTTCCTGCACACCATGTCCACCAG GTTTGACGATGCAATGTGGACTCCCCAGCAGCTCACCGCCTGCTTCCGGGACCTCTTCAGGGCCATGGAGAGCCACGCTCGCAGGGGCCTCCTCCCTCACTTCTTTGTGCCCGAATGCAACCTGTTCTCCCCGGCCGTCTTCCCCCCTAAAGCGCTCGCTTTCCTCGTCAGTGTTCTGGAGGAGCAGTGGAGGGAAGGACTGCCCCTGCTGAAGCTTCCAGCTCCTGTCCCACCAATCAGAGCGATGAGTCCTTCTGAAGACACCTCGCCTGAGGTGTCTACCGACGTATCGGCCACGCTGACCACATTCCTCCCCCTGTTTGCTTTGGCTCTAGTTTTTGTGCTATTTCTCAAGTTTGGATTGCGTGTGTAA
- the LOC120826951 gene encoding cyclic GMP-AMP synthase isoform X2, whose translation MDREDGDGKEAKQRKDKIRGKSSSPRLTPARQRHTTLQKQASEEESKVVEESMSAELDSWIKLNAKGLKIRQLDRRWAAEMVNDFRDNLLKFLRLNSDEPFQSAEFLNSGSYFEKVKIRSADEFDMMLKLRVSPRLMTAALDNGLFYHIRLARMPLPVNPIRAFVLDEHMLSSSKILSEMYCLVRKFLKTYKVPDSDFLWVVNRKRPRSPAVTLSLYRKDTCGDELISVDLVPALEVQSWPVGVRSGPDVDNWLGKKFRQEIRSLPIFYVPKRLKGQTESWRISFSHIEKTLIRKHGNKKTCCESNITKCCRKLCYMLLKSLIEGLKLRFPKELDPLCSYHGKTVFLHTMSTRFDDAMWTPQQLTACFRDLFRAMESHARRGLLPHFFVPECNLFSPAVFPPKALAFLVSVLEEQWREGLPLLKLPAPVPPIRAMSPSEDTSPEVSTDVSATLTTFLPLFALALVFVLFLKFGLRV comes from the exons ATGGACAGAGAGGACGGAGACGGGAAGGAAGCGAAGCAGCGTAAAGACAAAATCAGAGGAAAGTCCAGTTCTCCTCGACTCACACCAGCAAGACAGAGGCACACAACTCTGCAGAAACAAGCTTCAG aggaggaatccAAAGTGGTCGAGGAGTCGATGTCCGCGGAGTTGGACAGCTGGATCAAACTCAACGCCAAGGGACTCAAGATCCGGCAGCTGGACCGCAGGTGGGCCGCAGAGATGGTCAACGATTTCCGGGACAACCTGTTGAAATTCCTGAGGCTGAACAGTGATGAGCCCTTTCAGTCGGCTGAGTTCCTCAACAGCGGCAGCTACTTTGAGAAGGTCAAG ATCCGCAGCGCCGACGAGTTTGACATGATGCTGAAGCTTCGAGTCTCGCCACGTCTCATGACGGCAGCGCTCGACAACGGCCTCTTCTACCATATCCGCCTGGCCCGCATGCCGCTCCCAGTGAACCCCATACGGGCCTTTGTTCTTGACGAGCACATGCTCTCATCGAGCAAGATCCTGAGTGAGATGTATTGCCTGGTCCGCAAGTTCCTCAAGACCTACAAAG TGCCAGACAGTGACTTTCTCTGGGTGGTGAACAGGAAGCGACCCCGGTCGCCAGCTGTGACTTTGTCCCTGTACAGGAAGGACACCTGCGGGGACGAGTTGATCTCTGTGGACCTGGTTCCTGCTCTGGAG GTCCAGAGTTGGCCCGTCGGTGTTCGCAGCGGTCCGGATGTGGACAACTGGCTGGGGAAAAAGTTTCGCCAAGAAATCAGAAGTCTGCCCATCTTCTATGTCCCGAAGAGGCTCAAAGGACAAACCG AAAGTTGGAGGATTTCCTTCTCTCACATTGAAAAGACGCTCATCAGGAAACATGGCAACAAGAAGACCTGCTGTGAGAGCAACATTACCAAATGCTGCCG GAAACTGTGCTACATGCTCCTCAAGTCTCTGATTGAAGGCCTGAAACTACGTTTCCCAAAAGAACTGGATCCGCTCTGCTCGTACCACGGGAAGACAGTCTTCCTGCACACCATGTCCACCAG GTTTGACGATGCAATGTGGACTCCCCAGCAGCTCACCGCCTGCTTCCGGGACCTCTTCAGGGCCATGGAGAGCCACGCTCGCAGGGGCCTCCTCCCTCACTTCTTTGTGCCCGAATGCAACCTGTTCTCCCCGGCCGTCTTCCCCCCTAAAGCGCTCGCTTTCCTCGTCAGTGTTCTGGAGGAGCAGTGGAGGGAAGGACTGCCCCTGCTGAAGCTTCCAGCTCCTGTCCCACCAATCAGAGCGATGAGTCCTTCTGAAGACACCTCGCCTGAGGTGTCTACCGACGTATCGGCCACGCTGACCACATTCCTCCCCCTGTTTGCTTTGGCTCTAGTTTTTGTGCTATTTCTCAAGTTTGGATTGCGTGTGTAA